TCATCCTGGTCGGCAGCGTGACCCAGGCCGGCTGGATCCAGTCCTTATCCCAATATCTCGCCTCGATCGTCGGGCAGAACGTTCTCCTGGCCTATTGCCTGCTGATCGTCTTTTCATTGGCTATCTCGGCCTTTGTTGATAATGTCCCCTATCTAGCCGCGATGCTCCCGGTCGCCTCCGCCCTGTCGCTCAACCTGGGAACTAACCCCGCGCTCCTGCTATTTGCCCTGTTGATCGGAGCTAGTCTGGGGGGGAACATCACGCCGATCGGCGCGTCAGCTAATATCGTCGCTTGCAGTCTGGCAAAAAAAGAAGGTTATCCGATCAGTTTTGGGCAATTCTTCCGGCTGGGGTTCCCCTTCACGATCACAGCGGTCGGCACGGCGGCGGTTTTTGTCTGGTTTATCTGGCGCTAGGCGCGGAGCGGGCTAGACCGAAGTCGCTTCGTCGCCGATCGCGGAGGAAAACGCCGCGCTTTGCAGTGCAAAAACGCAGGCTTCCCAGGTCGGGAAGCGTTTATCTCTTTCCTTCTCCAGCATTTTGTGGACGACTTTAGCCAGGCTCTCGGGAATATCGTCCCTGATCGTCCGGATATCGACCGGCGGTTCAGAGAGGATCTTATAAATATACTCTCTGACCTTCTGCTGGTCCATCATAATCGTTCCCCCGCGATAGGGCAAAAAGCCGGTCAACATCTCATATAAGATGACCCCCAAAGCATATTGGTCGGTCCGCCAATCGACCGGCAGGCCGCTGGCCTGTTCCGGCGACATATATTGCGGCGTCCCCATCACCACGCCCATCTGCGTCAGGTTAATGCTCGCCTTATTCGCGCTCGGATCGGTCTGTTTGGCCAGGCCAAAATCACCGATCTTGATCGTGAAACTGCCCGGCTGATACTCATCCGGGATCAGGAAAATATTGCCCGGTTTCAGGTCACGGTGGATGATCCCCTTACTGCCGACATACCACAAAGTTTCGGCGATATCCTTGGCCAGCTTAAGCGCTAATACCGTTTCCAGCACGCCGGCACTGATCACCTCTGATAAGTCCCGTCCCTTGACATACTCCATTTCAATATAAGGGATATCTTCCGGGATATTGCTCAGCGACATCTTTAAACTTTCCGCCTCCGCCTCCATCTCGGGCCCCGACCGGCGCAGCAGTTCGAGATAGGTCTCCCGTTTCATATATGACAGGGTGAAGAACCGGACCACGTTCTGGTGGTTCAGCGTCAGCATCGCCTTGGCTTCGCCCCCCTTAAACCGGGCGAGCAGCAGCGGGTTGCCCAGCAACTCCGGCCGCGGCATTTTAAAGACCTTTTCCACATCCATATCAACATTCTTGACCAGGATCGCAACCGCCATGCCGCCGAACCCGAGCATTCGCTTAAAGACATTATGGCCGTCAAACGTTTCTTCATTGATCTCGTTTTCCTGGACCCCGAATTCTTTCAATTTATTAACCATTGAGCTCATCCGGCCCTGCAATTCTCCAACCAGCTTGCGCAGCTTAGTTTCTTCCTGCGCATACCTGGCCGCTTTTTCCTCCACCGCCGTCTTTTCTCCTTGCAGGTCATCCAGCTGCTGGTTGGCCAGGCGGAGCTCTTCGGTTTTCCGCCGTTCAGCTCCAGCTAGGCGCAAACTCTTGGTTACCCCCCGCGTTGGGGTCAAGCCAAGGGCGAGACCGACCAGGGAGTAAAGAGCGAGACCGGAATAAGTTAAAGCGCCCGGGGTCGCCAGATAAAAGGAGGCCAGTAAACCGGACGAGAAGACCGGCGTCAGGTATTTAGCAACCTGGCCAAACTGCCTTAACCCCGGTTTCTGGGCGGCTCGCGCATCTAATTTTACGATCGAATGCCGCCACCAGGATATTTGCGCTGGTTTGATGATTGCCGGCACTTAAAATCCGCTCCCCAAGGTCATCGGTTGAGGCACGATCACGTTATTGCCACCCAGTCTCAACACCAGTCCGAATTTGACCTCGGCCGCTTTATTGGTAGCGTCGTAATCGCCGCCGGCCGAAACGCCGATCCGCAGATCGGTACCCAAAACCGAGACCTTATAGGTGCCAGCAACCGATCCGCCGGTCTGGCTATTCTTTAATTGGTTATTCCTTAAATGGCTGAATAAAGCTGTTCCGGAGATCCCAAAACTGTTCTTTTCATATGAGGAACGCAACCCGCCGTAGCCGCCGAAGCTTGTGCCGAACATGCCGCCGGCGAAAGGATAAAGCAGGCCATTGAAAAGTACAATGCCGCCGCCGGCAGTTCCCGCATATTCATCTTTAAATGCGCCGCGACCGTCAATCGTGTTGCGGCTCCAGAAAAAGCCGCCCTGTCCGACCAGCGTTACTTTTGGCAGCTGGTGAGCCAGCGAT
This region of Candidatus Margulisiibacteriota bacterium genomic DNA includes:
- a CDS encoding serine/threonine-protein kinase → MPAIIKPAQISWWRHSIVKLDARAAQKPGLRQFGQVAKYLTPVFSSGLLASFYLATPGALTYSGLALYSLVGLALGLTPTRGVTKSLRLAGAERRKTEELRLANQQLDDLQGEKTAVEEKAARYAQEETKLRKLVGELQGRMSSMVNKLKEFGVQENEINEETFDGHNVFKRMLGFGGMAVAILVKNVDMDVEKVFKMPRPELLGNPLLLARFKGGEAKAMLTLNHQNVVRFFTLSYMKRETYLELLRRSGPEMEAEAESLKMSLSNIPEDIPYIEMEYVKGRDLSEVISAGVLETVLALKLAKDIAETLWYVGSKGIIHRDLKPGNIFLIPDEYQPGSFTIKIGDFGLAKQTDPSANKASINLTQMGVVMGTPQYMSPEQASGLPVDWRTDQYALGVILYEMLTGFLPYRGGTIMMDQQKVREYIYKILSEPPVDIRTIRDDIPESLAKVVHKMLEKERDKRFPTWEACVFALQSAAFSSAIGDEATSV